CATATATATGAAAATTTGGGGAAGGGATTTTTGGAACATCGTTGAGTATTTTATATTGCATACAAATAAAGAATGATTTATTAATTGAAATTTCAAAAACCTGCTCTCCCGAACGGTTTTCTATCCATGCTGCGCACAAGGTTCCTTGATGATCTCCTGGAGGGTTATCTACATGTGAATAATCAATAGTGGCAGGATTAACACAATTATTACCCATCTGATATGAAGCAATGACATCACTAGTATGTCCGATAAGTTTTATTTTTCCCGAATCTAACAATATGCACTCATTGCATAGAGAAGATATCATAGGCATATTATGGCTTACGAATAAAACTGTCCTCCCACCTTTAGATATCTCTTGCATCTTTCCCAAACACTTTTTCTGGAAATCTGCATCCCCAACCGCTAAAACCTCATCAACCACTAAAATCTCCGGCTCCATATGGGCTGCTACAGCAAATGCAAGACGGACATACATGCCACTTGAATAACGCTTAACTGGGGTATCAATAAATTTATCTACTCCGGAAAATGAAACGATTTCATCAAATTTTGAATTTATTTCATTTTTCGTCATTCCTAATATTGCACCATTTAAAAAAATATTCTCTCTGCCGGTCAGTTCAGGATGAAACCCAGTTCCTACCTCTAATAAACTTGCGATACGTCCTTTCACATTTATTTTACCGGATGTAGGTGCTGTCACTCGTGATAATATTTTTAATAATGTAGACTTTCCAGCACCATTACGTCCGATGATGCCAAGAATATCTCCTTTCCTGACTTCAAATGAAATATCTTTAAGTGCCCAAAATTGTTCATTTGAACCGGTTTTAAATCCTAATAACTCAGAATTCACTTTTGTATTAGGGTCATCCCTCCCAAGAAATCTTGCCCATTTGCTTTGGAGGTCTTTTGATAATAATCCATGACTTATTACCCCAAGGCGATACTGCTTAGAAAGATTCTTTATCTGGATCACTACATCATTCATATTTCTTCCCTCATGACTACACAGTATCCATGAAGGTCTTTTCGACCTTGTTGAAAAGTAGTATTCCAAAGATCAGAATGATCACTGTCATGATAATACTCATTTCCCATACCCAAGGTCGTATTGCTCCACTCCCGAGAAAAGCATATCTGAATACCTCAACAATTGCAGTCATTGGGTTTAATGCAAAGATCCATTGCCATTTCTCCGGGATCTGTGAAAGTGGATAGACTATTGGGGTTGCATACATCCAGAGTTGTACCCCAAATCCCACTGCAAAGATAAGATCTCGATACTTCGTTGTCAGACTGGATATGAGGATGCCCATTCCAAGACCTAATGCTGCCATTTGGATAAGGAGCAGAGGGATAACAATGATCCATAATGTTAACTTAACCGATGATCCAACTAATATATAATAACCTAAGAATATCAGAAACAGACTAAACTGGATAAAAAAAGTCAACAGGTTCGTGATCACCACAGATATGGGTACTACCAACCGGGGAAAATATACTTTGCCAAATATTCCGGCGTTTTCAATAAAGGTATTCGAAGTCTTAGTCATACAATTTGCAAAGTATGTCCAAGCAACAATACCTGCCATGTAAAACAGGATTTGTGGTATCCCATCAGTCGGGATTTGTGCAATATTTCCAAATACTACTGTGAATACGATGGTTGTGAATAATGGTTGTAAAAAGAACCAGACTGGTCCGAGTATTGTCTGTTTATAAATTGATACAAAATCTCGTCGGACAAGGAGGAGAATAAGATCCCTATAACGCCAGATTTCAGCAAGATTGATATCAAGCCATCCGGCTCGTGGACGGATCTCTAAAGTCCAATTAGTGTCTGTTATCTTATTCATTGAAATCAGATACTCAAAATTATGAATTGATTAGAAACAATCCTATCTATTAAAGGAAATAAAATACTTATACCTTACATCCCGCACCATTGATG
The window above is part of the Methanospirillum lacunae genome. Proteins encoded here:
- a CDS encoding ABC transporter ATP-binding protein; this translates as MNDVVIQIKNLSKQYRLGVISHGLLSKDLQSKWARFLGRDDPNTKVNSELLGFKTGSNEQFWALKDISFEVRKGDILGIIGRNGAGKSTLLKILSRVTAPTSGKINVKGRIASLLEVGTGFHPELTGRENIFLNGAILGMTKNEINSKFDEIVSFSGVDKFIDTPVKRYSSGMYVRLAFAVAAHMEPEILVVDEVLAVGDADFQKKCLGKMQEISKGGRTVLFVSHNMPMISSLCNECILLDSGKIKLIGHTSDVIASYQMGNNCVNPATIDYSHVDNPPGDHQGTLCAAWIENRSGEQVFEISINKSFFICMQYKILNDVPKIPSPNFHIYDSQGQCAFITSPSWNYDQSCKSGEYIAKCEIPANFMNDGLYSVHLALTFIHTGMRVSFWEKHALMFNITDPIEGVPSRISGYGGVIPGVIRPSLEWNVDQIG
- a CDS encoding ABC transporter permease, with the protein product MNKITDTNWTLEIRPRAGWLDINLAEIWRYRDLILLLVRRDFVSIYKQTILGPVWFFLQPLFTTIVFTVVFGNIAQIPTDGIPQILFYMAGIVAWTYFANCMTKTSNTFIENAGIFGKVYFPRLVVPISVVITNLLTFFIQFSLFLIFLGYYILVGSSVKLTLWIIVIPLLLIQMAALGLGMGILISSLTTKYRDLIFAVGFGVQLWMYATPIVYPLSQIPEKWQWIFALNPMTAIVEVFRYAFLGSGAIRPWVWEMSIIMTVIILIFGILLFNKVEKTFMDTV